One window of the Ancylothrix sp. D3o genome contains the following:
- a CDS encoding dynamin family protein encodes MTDRQTRITGIIEKRRPLAQKIAATDVNLRTIAAALENLEAQRHQLIDKVNDPTVAGRLEEINFSNIQAGIFKELEALGKLKARFSRDTLNIGVVGRMRQGKSTLLQSLTGLGDDVIPARSGGACTAVRSIIRHRPLQDTQATISFYSEESLFKEVILPYYQALNLTPIPINFDDFVHSSFSHKIPGTDATKEAIYKRLKSDFYTHRHTYRPLLGAEKRTVSKEQIKDYVTHSGDDNQLEGYKNLAVREVEIYCSFPNPEVGKIALVDIPGLGDLKLGDEALMLETLGREVDVVLFVRRPDPIGDAWKVEDTDLYNTAVRALRDLPQRSFMVINELRDNPESTPLCQKFKQQINQGTVGIKVVECLVTNCQDKEKANQLLDRVLDYLANHIATLDNQYANKTQQNLLEIEKAVKAELEKAQNAFGEATMSGSDFSVSVDLFKPLIDHLKNRLTQLLNSLRQQRENESTDFKDKVLEVVKKCRSNTPIPSIEQIEFRANALGGIPNAYYDYLNKIRADLSQQFLCLDDGLKLSLNRVKSQVAEVLIKEGKLEKLAEEKGAEFIKALAEIIPAELIRGKESKLKLGFKLLADFELSYRGLVQHRIRQHLDVLTPNDPKVIGLSASPPAEQVLTSLKTAYAEAVYNCENSLEEFLCEPSQAAFAIVEEFLDRIFRAEGVEDEWRVFLYEWRSEVWPEEFKQLGERSHLRKVWLDAVEKAAGVNQSDTIQFLN; translated from the coding sequence ATGACCGACAGGCAGACTCGGATCACCGGCATCATTGAAAAACGCCGTCCATTGGCGCAGAAAATAGCAGCAACAGACGTGAATTTGAGGACTATTGCTGCTGCTTTGGAGAATTTGGAAGCGCAACGTCATCAACTAATAGATAAAGTTAACGATCCAACGGTGGCCGGTCGCCTTGAGGAAATTAATTTTTCTAACATTCAGGCCGGTATTTTTAAAGAGTTGGAAGCGCTGGGTAAATTGAAAGCTCGTTTTTCCCGCGATACCCTGAATATTGGCGTGGTGGGAAGGATGAGGCAAGGAAAAAGCACTCTCCTGCAAAGTTTAACCGGCCTGGGTGACGATGTAATACCGGCTCGCAGTGGGGGTGCTTGCACCGCTGTCAGGAGTATCATTCGCCACCGGCCTCTACAAGACACCCAAGCAACAATCAGTTTTTACTCAGAAGAATCACTTTTTAAAGAAGTGATTTTACCCTATTACCAAGCCCTAAATTTAACGCCGATACCGATTAACTTTGATGATTTTGTCCATAGTTCATTCAGCCACAAAATACCAGGCACCGATGCAACAAAAGAGGCAATTTATAAACGGCTAAAAAGTGACTTTTACACTCATCGCCACACTTACCGGCCTTTACTAGGCGCAGAGAAACGGACGGTTAGCAAAGAGCAAATTAAAGACTATGTTACCCATTCGGGTGATGACAATCAACTGGAAGGATACAAAAATTTAGCTGTGCGGGAAGTAGAAATTTATTGCTCATTTCCTAACCCCGAAGTTGGAAAAATAGCCCTCGTAGATATTCCTGGTTTAGGGGATTTAAAATTGGGCGATGAAGCCTTGATGCTGGAAACATTGGGGCGAGAAGTTGATGTTGTTTTGTTTGTGCGCCGGCCCGATCCTATTGGTGACGCTTGGAAAGTAGAAGATACAGATTTATACAATACAGCAGTGCGCGCTTTAAGAGACCTCCCACAAAGGTCTTTTATGGTAATTAATGAATTGAGGGATAATCCTGAAAGTACGCCTCTTTGTCAAAAATTTAAACAGCAAATTAATCAGGGTACAGTAGGCATTAAAGTTGTTGAGTGTCTGGTCACAAATTGCCAAGATAAAGAAAAAGCAAATCAACTTCTTGACCGGGTGCTTGATTATTTAGCGAATCACATTGCTACCCTTGATAATCAATATGCCAACAAAACTCAGCAAAATCTGTTGGAGATTGAAAAAGCCGTCAAAGCTGAGTTAGAAAAGGCTCAAAATGCTTTCGGTGAAGCCACAATGTCAGGAAGTGATTTTTCTGTATCTGTGGATTTGTTTAAGCCGCTTATTGATCATCTTAAAAATCGTCTAACCCAACTGCTCAATAGTCTCAGACAACAGCGAGAAAATGAAAGTACCGATTTTAAGGATAAAGTGTTAGAAGTGGTGAAAAAGTGCCGATCTAATACTCCAATTCCCAGCATAGAACAGATCGAGTTTCGCGCAAATGCTTTAGGAGGGATACCCAATGCTTACTACGACTATCTAAACAAAATTCGCGCCGACCTTTCCCAGCAGTTTTTATGCTTAGATGATGGCTTAAAACTTTCTCTCAACCGCGTGAAATCGCAAGTTGCAGAAGTTTTGATAAAGGAGGGAAAGTTAGAAAAACTTGCCGAAGAAAAAGGAGCAGAATTTATCAAAGCTTTGGCTGAAATAATTCCAGCAGAACTCATTCGAGGAAAAGAAAGTAAACTCAAATTAGGGTTTAAACTTTTGGCTGACTTTGAACTTTCTTATCGGGGGCTTGTTCAGCACCGCATCCGGCAACATTTGGATGTTCTGACACCAAATGATCCAAAGGTAATCGGACTTTCTGCTTCACCGCCGGCGGAACAAGTGTTAACGTCTCTGAAAACTGCTTATGCAGAAGCGGTTTATAATTGCGAAAATTCTTTAGAGGAGTTTTTGTGTGAGCCAAGTCAAGCTGCTTTTGCCATTGTTGAGGAATTTTTAGACCGCATTTTTCGGGCGGAAGGTGTAGAGGATGAGTGGCGAGTTTTTCTGTATGAGTGGCGTTCTGAAGTGTGGCCGGAGGAGTTTAAACAGCTAGGTGAACGTTCTCATTTACGGAAAGTTTGGTTAGATGCAGTAGAAAAAGCTGCCGGTGTTAATCAATCCGATACTATACAATTTTTGAACTAA
- a CDS encoding Panacea domain-containing protein produces MMAETTANAVADYIIRFCHEHGVLVTNLHLQKLVYYVQAWYLAYYEKPLFDEDFQSWASGPVQPELYERFKHYTWNPISEHPDKVEFTKEIEDHILEVLEDYGRYNAFYLERMCHDEDPWRKAHQGFSVDENSPKVISKKTMQRYYQYMLEDDEEEKEETGASEQRQESRKDIPEPATP; encoded by the coding sequence ATGATGGCAGAAACAACGGCAAACGCAGTGGCAGATTATATTATCCGCTTCTGTCACGAGCATGGGGTGTTGGTTACAAATTTGCATCTGCAAAAGTTGGTTTACTATGTTCAGGCTTGGTATCTGGCATACTATGAAAAACCTTTGTTTGATGAAGATTTCCAATCTTGGGCAAGCGGGCCGGTGCAACCAGAACTTTACGAACGTTTTAAACATTACACCTGGAATCCGATTAGTGAACACCCAGATAAGGTAGAATTTACAAAGGAAATTGAAGACCATATTTTAGAAGTTTTGGAGGATTATGGCCGGTATAATGCCTTTTATTTAGAAAGAATGTGTCACGATGAAGATCCCTGGCGCAAAGCGCATCAAGGATTTTCTGTAGATGAAAATTCACCAAAGGTGATTTCTAAAAAAACTATGCAAAGATATTACCAATATATGCTCGAAGATGACGAAGAAGAAAAAGAAGAAACAGGAGCCTCTGAACAACGGCAAGAATCAAGAAAGGACATCCCCGAACCAGCTACGCCGTGA
- a CDS encoding antitoxin, which produces MEVAKIAREGTNQIIILPEQFHLSGSQVYIKKIGNVLILISQDNPWLSLFDSLDKFSDDFMDTREQPPIQSREELF; this is translated from the coding sequence ATGGAAGTAGCAAAAATCGCCAGAGAAGGAACAAATCAAATCATCATTTTACCAGAGCAATTTCACTTATCAGGCAGTCAAGTCTATATAAAAAAAATAGGCAACGTCCTGATTCTAATTTCCCAAGATAACCCTTGGCTTTCCCTATTTGATAGCTTAGACAAATTCTCGGATGATTTTATGGATACCAGAGAGCAACCACCTATCCAAAGTCGTGAGGAACTGTTTTAA
- a CDS encoding type II toxin-antitoxin system VapC family toxin, translating to MKFLLDTNICIYIIKRKPQQVLERFQTLNPLDVGISSITVAELEYGAYKSQRIEQNRIALAQFLLPLEIVSFDEKATQVYGQLRATLEQQGTVIGAMDMLIASQAIALGLTLVTNNTGEFSRIQNLALENWTV from the coding sequence ATGAAATTTTTACTCGATACCAACATCTGTATTTACATTATCAAGCGTAAACCTCAACAAGTATTAGAGCGATTTCAAACCTTAAATCCCTTGGATGTAGGCATTTCATCTATCACCGTCGCAGAGTTAGAATATGGTGCTTACAAAAGTCAGCGTATCGAGCAAAACCGAATCGCCCTGGCTCAATTTTTGCTACCACTGGAAATAGTTTCATTTGATGAAAAAGCAACCCAAGTTTACGGACAACTTCGAGCCACCCTAGAACAACAGGGAACCGTCATCGGCGCAATGGATATGCTTATCGCATCCCAAGCTATTGCACTAGGGCTAACACTCGTTACAAACAACACAGGAGAGTTTTCTCGAATCCAAAATTTAGCTTTAGAAAACTGGACAGTTTAA